TCCGCCGACGACCTCGAAGGGGGCCGCTACACCGGCCGGGGCCGCGACCTCGTCGAGGTGGACACGGCCGGCCAAGCGGCGGCGGCCCGGACCAACCCGGAGACGCTGGCCGCGATCGACACGACCGAGGCGTGGTCGAGCCCGATCCGCGTGCCGCTCGGCGGCGACGTGGCCGGGCCGAGCGTCGTCAAGCTCCAGACGCTGCTCGACCGGGCCGGCTTCTCGCCGGGCCAGATCGACGGCCGCTGGGGCGACAACACCGAGCTCGCGCTCTCGTGGTTTCAGAAGGCCGAGGGCCTCCGCGTGACCGGCATCGCCGACCGGGCCACGGTCCGCTCGCTCTCGCAGCGCGCCGGGCAGCCGGGCCAGCTCATCACGACCGTCACGCTCTCCGAGGACGCCGTCGCCGGGCCATTCACCGAGATCCCCGACGACGTCTACGCCAAGGCCGAGCTCGACCGGCTCGGCTACGAGTCGCTCTCCGAGAAGCTGGGCGAGCGGTTCCATGCCGCGCCCGAGCTGCTCGCGCGGCTCAACGGAGGCCGCGACCTCGACGCGCTCTCCGCGGGCGACACCCTCCGCGTGCCGAACGTCGGGAGCGCGCCGCGCCCGTCAAGCGCCGTCTCGCGGCTCGTGATCTCGAGCGAGGCCGGCTACCTCCACGCCCTCGCCGACGACGGGACCGTCCTGTTCCACGCGCCCGTGACCGTCGGCGCGAGCTACGACCCGTCGCCCGAGGGCGCCTTCGAGGTCCGCGCCATCGCCCGGAACCCGGAGTGGCACTACCAGCCGGCGATCCTGGAAAGCGTGCCGGACGACGCCGAGGAGGCCACGCTCCCGCCCGGCCCCAACAACGCCGTCGGCGTGGTGTGGATGGCGCTCTCGAAGGAGCACTACGGCATCCACGGGACGAGCGCGCCCGAGACCATCGGCTACGCGTCGTCGGCCGGCTGCGTGCGCCTGACGAACTGGGACGCCGAGCGGCTGGCGGCCATGATCGAGCCCGGCGTGCCGGTCCGCTTCCGCGACGTCGCCGGCCGGCCCGGACAGCGCGCGCCCACCGACACGACCACGATGGCCGCGCGGTCGCGGTAGCGACGGCCCCGTGACTCCGCCCGCCTCGCCCCCGAGGCGGGCCGATCTAGCGCCGGCTCAGCAGCGGGTACGGGTTGACCGGCGTCCCGTCCCAGAAGTCGGCGGGGTCGGCCGTGCGCCAGATGGCGAAGTGGAGGTGCGTGTTGCCCGGCGCCGCGTTGCCCGTGTCGCCGACGCCGCCCAGAAACTGCCCGCGGCGGACCCGCTGGCCTGCCTTCAGTCCCGGCGCGTAGCTGTCGAGGTGCGCGTAGTAGTAGACCGTCCGGCGGTCGGCGCCGAGTTGGTAGATCGTCAGGCCGCCCCTGTCGCTGGTGAACAGGCGGACGATCTCGCCG
This sequence is a window from Rubrivirga marina. Protein-coding genes within it:
- a CDS encoding L,D-transpeptidase family protein, translating into MRALPLLLAFGFAFAACQLDGGETEPTTDPDPAPAPDTTSASGRISTTGGLGLPSADDLEGGRYTGRGRDLVEVDTAGQAAAARTNPETLAAIDTTEAWSSPIRVPLGGDVAGPSVVKLQTLLDRAGFSPGQIDGRWGDNTELALSWFQKAEGLRVTGIADRATVRSLSQRAGQPGQLITTVTLSEDAVAGPFTEIPDDVYAKAELDRLGYESLSEKLGERFHAAPELLARLNGGRDLDALSAGDTLRVPNVGSAPRPSSAVSRLVISSEAGYLHALADDGTVLFHAPVTVGASYDPSPEGAFEVRAIARNPEWHYQPAILESVPDDAEEATLPPGPNNAVGVVWMALSKEHYGIHGTSAPETIGYASSAGCVRLTNWDAERLAAMIEPGVPVRFRDVAGRPGQRAPTDTTTMAARSR